The following are from one region of the Coffea eugenioides isolate CCC68of chromosome 2, Ceug_1.0, whole genome shotgun sequence genome:
- the LOC113760891 gene encoding 60S ribosomal protein L9-like, producing MKTILSSETMDIPDGVKIKVKAKQIEVEGPRGKLTRNFKHLNLDFQLITDEATGKRKLKVDAWFGSRKTTAAIRTALSHVENLISGVTKGYRYKMRFVYAHFPINASITNSNRSIEIRNFLGEKKVRKVDMLEGVTVIRSEKVKDELVLDGNDIELVSRSAALINQKCHVKNKDIRKFLDGIYVSEKGRIAEEE from the exons ATGAAGACGATTCTGTCATCGGAGACTATGGATATTCCCGACGGTGTTAAGATTAAGGTGAAAGCCAAGCAGATCGAGGTGGAGGGACCCCGCGGGAAGCTTACTCGCAACTTCAAGCATCTCAACCTCGACTTCCAACTCATCACCGATGAGGCCACCGGAAAGAGGAAGCTCAAGGTCGACGCTTGGTTCGGCTCCCGCAAGACCACTGCTGCAATTCGAACTGCCCTCAGCCACGTCGAGAACCTCATCAGTGGCGTTACCAAGGGCTACCGCTACAAGATGAGATTCGTCTATGCACATTTCCCAATCAACGCCTCCATCACCAACTCCAACCGTTCTATTGAGATCCGCAACTTCCTTGGCGAGAAGAAG GTGAGGAAGGTGGATATGCTTGAAGGAGTCACTGTTATCCGGTCTGAGAAGGTTAAGGACGAATTGGTGTTGGATGGCAATGACATTGAGCTTGTTTCCCGATCTGCTGCCCTGATAAACCAA AAATGCCATGTGAAGAACAAAGATATCCGGAAGTTCCTTGATGGTATCTATGTCAGTGAGAAGGGGCGAATAGCCGAGGAGGAGTGA